AAAAATATTAAAAAAGATTATGCCACAGCAGAATTATGAAGAATATTGGAAATTGACTTTGGAATATACTGATTTCAATGATGATAAATTTCTAACAACTCTACAACTTTTAGTAAATAAAGTAGACGAACTTAACTCTGACGGAGATTATGTTTACAATTCCCAAGATTATAAGGACTTACAACGAGCTGTTTTAAATGCAGTGCCAAAAAGTTCTTCTAACATAAACAATCAACTTGGTTCTACGCGAAAAGCGATTAATCAATGTATTAAATTAGGTTTTGTAAATCCCGAATTTAAATCTTATCATCCAAATACAAAAGATTATTTAACAGCACGTTCCAGTAGAAGACGACAGACTTTATTCTCTAAAATAGTTTATTCTAATGCAAAATTCAATAGTTCAATTACAAATTCACATAATTGGAGTCAGATAAATTTTCTATTAAAAACATTAGAAGAAATTGGTAAACTAACTAAAAAAGATATCATAGCCTTAATGACAATTGATATTGCAAACTACGAAAGGGAATATGTAACCGAAAGCGAGTTAAATAGTATTCGTCAAGAAGCAGAAAGTAGTGGTTTTATAGAAAGAAAATATAATCAAATAGGCTACTTAAATAATATATTAAACAAGTTAGACGATGTTGTTTTCATAAGAAGAGGAAGAAGTGATTATGAACTCTATTTTGAAGAAGATGCTGTAATTATATTTGGAGCTGATTACAAAGACAAAGCTTATCTTAAACACATTGAGAAGAAAAGAGACCCATACCTACATAGATTATACAAAAATCAATTACAAGAAGAATGTGAGGAAATTTACGGAAACCCAAAATGCGTTTTAGAAAGGTTATCATATCCTGTTTTAATTGCCAGCCATATTAAACCTTTCATTGATTCAAATGAAATTGAAGCTTATGACCCTGACAATGGATTGTTATTAAGTCGAACTATTGATTCTCTATTTGATTTAAAATATATCTCATTTGAAGATAATGGAGATATGATTTTTTCTAATAGAGTTTCAAGAGATGTAAAAGATTTTTGGGAAGATTACAAACTTGAAAATACTATTTTGAATGAAAAGAGAAAAGAATATCTGGCATACCATAGAAACTTAATGGCTGAAATAGATGCCAGAGCTTAAAGCCATACACATTCGCAATTCGCTACAGCCAACGCTACGCCAAAAATCGCAAAAGAGTATGTCTTGCCATCGCTCACATTT
This Rasiella rasia DNA region includes the following protein-coding sequences:
- a CDS encoding HNH endonuclease signature motif containing protein; the protein is MSFIKKILKKIMPQQNYEEYWKLTLEYTDFNDDKFLTTLQLLVNKVDELNSDGDYVYNSQDYKDLQRAVLNAVPKSSSNINNQLGSTRKAINQCIKLGFVNPEFKSYHPNTKDYLTARSSRRRQTLFSKIVYSNAKFNSSITNSHNWSQINFLLKTLEEIGKLTKKDIIALMTIDIANYEREYVTESELNSIRQEAESSGFIERKYNQIGYLNNILNKLDDVVFIRRGRSDYELYFEEDAVIIFGADYKDKAYLKHIEKKRDPYLHRLYKNQLQEECEEIYGNPKCVLERLSYPVLIASHIKPFIDSNEIEAYDPDNGLLLSRTIDSLFDLKYISFEDNGDMIFSNRVSRDVKDFWEDYKLENTILNEKRKEYLAYHRNLMAEIDARA